A stretch of DNA from Spirosoma endbachense:
TGTTCGCAATGTGGACAGAGCTATTCGCCATTCACCCGGCAAACGGTGTCGGTTTGCTGCCAGATGCCCCTGCTGGCAAGTTACCAACTCAATCAGGGTCTCGACAAAGCAGAACTGCTATTCCGAGAAAAATCGCTCTGGCGCTATGCCGAACTCCTTCCGGTTCTGGACCCCAAAAACCGCGTTAGTTTAGGCGAAGGTTTTACGCCACTGCTTGCACTTCCCCGGCTGGCTAATACGTATTCGATGCGTCAGCTTACGCTTAAAGACGAAGGGCTTAACCCAACCGGGTCGTTTAAAGCGCGTGGTCTGAGTCTGGCCATTTCAAAAGCTAAGGAGAATGGCGAAACGGCATGCATCGTGCCAACGGCCGGTAATGCCGGGGTTGCCATGGCAGCCTATTGTGCCAGGGCTGGGCTTGACGCTGTCGTGGTTATGCCTCGGCACACTCCGGAAGCATTTCGGGAAGAATGCCTCGCGTATGGCGCTACTGTTATCCTAATCGACGGTCTGATCAATGACTGCGCGGCTAAAGTGCAGGACATGAATCGTTATGGCGATTATTTCGACGTTTCTACTCTGAAAGAACCGTATCGACTGGAAGGTAAAAAGACAATGGGGTATGAAATTGCCGAACAATTAAACTGGCAGCTACCCGATGTGATCATGTATCCTACGGGCGGTGGAACGGGGCTTATTGGCCTTTGGAAAGCGTTTCAGGAAATGAAAGAATTAGGCTGGCTCCCGGCAGACCAGCCAATGCCCAGACTGGTGGCGGTTCAGGCCGAAAACTGTTGTCCTGTTGTTGAAACGTTCTGGGGGAGGCAGGCCAACTGTAAACAATACATTGGTCGCCCCACGCTCGCCAATGGGCTGGCCGTTCCCCGGCCTATTGGAGAACCACTGATGCTGAAGGTATTACAGGAATCGGGTGGTACGGCTATTGCTGTCTCTGAAGAACAAATGCTGGAGGGCGTTCGTGAACTAGGTCGTCATGAAGGCCTTTTTGTAGCCCCCGAAGGCGGTGCGATCTGGGCCGCTACGAAGCAATTGCTACACGATGGCTGGTTACGTTCTGACGAACACATTTTGCTGCTCAATACAGGATCTGGCCAGAAATATCTGGATAATCTGAAAGGAATCTGGCAGACTCAGGAACATACTTGACTGATCGATCTATAACCTAAATCTGGGGTTTCCCCCAGTGACAGGACTTTTGCAAAACCCCGTGCCACCGCAGCCGCGGACGGTGGTTTGTATGCTCATCATTAGTAACCGTGGCACGGGGTTTTGCAAAAGTCCCGATTGAGTGAAATTCAGCGGATATTTACGGCACTTTATCCGCTGAATTTACACCAAAAATGGGTAACTTAGTCGGCACAATTATTCATTCATGCAGCCCGCTACAGCCCTCATTTCTCCCCTGGATCATCTTGCTCAGGACGCCGTCATGGCCCGTTTGATACAGGAAACACCCTCACCAAAAATCTTCAATGACTACGCCGGTGATGTCTATCTGGCCCTGCTCGAAAGCATCGTTTCCCAACAGATTTCGGTGAAGGCAGCCGATGCCATTTTTTCCCGATTCCGGCAACTGTTCGCCGACAGTTACCCCGACCCCAACGAGTTGCTTCTGAAGTCAACCGACGAGTTGCGAAGCGCCGGTTTGTCGTTCCAGAAAATCAAGTACCTGCAAAGTGTTGCCGGGTTTTCGCTGGCCAATCCAATGGACCGGGCTCATCTAGATCCGATGACGGACGAAGAAATCGTGCAATACCTGCTTCCGATTAAAGGAGTTGGCCGCTGGACGGTTGAGATGCTGCTTATGTTCGTGCTGGATCGTCCTGACGTTTTCCCGATCGACGATCTGGTCATTCGTCAGCGGATGTTGCTGGCGTATCCAGAGCAAACCAATGGACTTACGGGTAAAGCACTCTACAAAGTCCTGCATCAGATTGCCGACCCCTGGAGACCCTATCGCACAACAGCTAGTCGGTATTTATGGCGCTGGAAGCCGCTCTAAGCGACAATTGTAGCGCTATAACTTTTTCACTCTCACGGCCACTTTCGACTCTACTTTAATGAGAACCTGAACGCCGTCGGGTCGAACCACAACACGCTGCGGCACCAATCGGAACGAATCGATATTCAGTGTTGTCTTTCGCCCGGCTCCACCGCGGGCAAACGCCGTTTCAATCTTTTCGGGTAGTTCAGAAATCTGATGCCGTAAGGGAATAACCATCACGGATTGAAGTGAATCACGAAAATGGTCGTGCAGTAACCAGTCGGCGGTAGCAAACAGGCGCTCCTTGGTATCGACGTCAAAATCCAGCGATTTGATTTCCAGCGTGTTGTTTAATGTATCGTAGCTAGGCTGCCCATGAAAGTATAAAGTGCCATTGACAGCACCAGTCACTTCTGTTTTCACAATCAACGAGCGTCCTCCTCCATAAACGGTAGCATTCTTAATTTTCACTTTTCCACCCGCCAGCTTGATCTTTTGTTCATCCAACGCTTTGGCTAACACCCGGTTAGCATCTTCAAAGGGAATAAAAGCTCTCACCTCCAGACGCGATGCTTCCGGTGTTTTTGCTCGTCTTAGTAGACGCGGAAGCCGTTCAAGCTCCGTAACGATTGGTTTGGGGCCTACTTTTGTATCGACCCGAAATGCAATTTGCAGTGGAACCGTAATGCGTTTTTCATCCCCAAAAACAGGGGCGGCCGCAATACTGAATGGTTTAGGAATAATCCAGATTTCTTCAGGCTTTTTAGCGATGCGCAATGGCTTCTGGATATCGCGCCAAACTTTTCTTACATGACGATCCAGCCGTAATTCAGTATGCACGGCCTTATCGATCGCGGCTTCTATTTCAGCTTTCCGTTTATCAAGAATACTTTCGGCCAGTTTAGTGACGCCAATTTTTACCCCTAACATCTGAACCGTTGGCCGATGAATCCAGTGGTAGTTTTCAAACCTCGACCGGGTTGCCAATCGCCAGTTGGAACCAATAGAAAGAGGGCTCACAAAATTAACCGCCAAGGCACAAAGCGGACGCCGTTTCCGAATCTTGCGCAGCCCAATCGGATTGGTGTACCACACTTGCAGGGGAGCCGAGAAAGAAACCTTTCGGTTAGCATATTGAATACGAACTGGGCCTGTTCGCTCGACGCGAATGTGCCAGGCTTCGCCTTTCTTTCCTTCAAAGGTTTCTTCAGGAACCAGCACGACACCCAGCGATTTATTGATCTTCCGTTCAAGATCCGCGATCTTAAACGTTATATCGCCTGCCACATACGATATTGGGTCCGGGATAGCCGGCTCAAAATCCTGCGCTGCCGGCGGCTTTGACCGGACACGATTACAACTTACGGAAGCCAGAAGGGCCGCAAATACTATAAAAAATCCGATGATACGTTGAGTGTTCACTGCAACAAAAACTATCGGATCAGGAAAATGTTAATTAAGTAAACGGATATTCATTTCGCGGTAGTTATCGCCGACGTTTTTGCGTCGGTTTCACAACCGCATCCTTTGCCACAGCCTGCCTGCTTTTTGAAGAAACTTCGGTAGGCCCGATTACCCATATACCCCACGGCAAAAGCAAAGATCAGAAAGATGATGAACTCCTGCATGATTTGATTTTCTATCGGTTAGCTATTTTCGGTTGGATGCTTACGTCTGAAGTCCAAAACCGGAGTGCCAACGGTCAATTGCCCAACATTTTTTCATACCCAACCGTTCCGAACGGCCAGTTGATAAATGTGCTGATAGTGATGTTCGCCGTGCCACGCATAGATTCCCATTACCTCCGATATGGGAAAAGAACGCTGACTTCCAGGATGGAAATACGTGCGCTGCCGTTGATCTTCAGTAAGCGATTTCAGTACTGTTACCCAGCGCAGATGTAAATTACATAGGATTACCAGTGATGGGGCAACATCAAGTGTATAGTCAGCTAGTTTAGCCCAATCGCCTTCCTCGTAGGGTGAAATGGTTGGATTGTTTTCCGTAAGAGCCAGTTTAACCCGCACATACGCATTAATATGGCTGTCAACGACGTGGTGTACGACCTGCCGAACAGTCCAGCCATCGGGGCGGTAGGGCGTATCAAGGCGATCATCGCCCCACCTGCCTACGAGTTCGGTCAGTTTCCTGGGCATCCCGGCAATAACCGCGATGTGTTCGTGATTCTGCTCAGTTGTAAAAATACTCCCATAAGCAAAATCGCCTATGGGGTAACGGAGTTTATATAGGTCTTGCTCCTGCATAGTCTGTAACTTATTCGATTTAGGGTTTACTTGATTTGGCGTTTAGCTTGCTGTACTCGATAAACCGGAAACCAGTTATTGCCAGTATTCCTGTATCGCTTTTAGTAATTCCGGCTGCATGCCAGACCCCGCAATGACATCGCCCCGGAACAGGAATGCATCACCACCGTCAAAATCAGTGACAATTCCCCCCGCTTCGTGCACGAGCAGTACGCCCGCTGCCATATCCCAGGAGTGGAGATTGTATTCATAAAAAGCCTCGAATCGCCCGCAGGCCACATAAGCCAGATCGATGGCTGCTGAGCCCAACCGACGCAGTCCGTGCGTTTGCTTCATCAACGACTCCAGAATCTGAAGGTACTTCGGCATCTTGTCGAAGGTATAATACGGAAAACCCGTTGCAATCAGGCTCTCACCCAGTTGAGTTGCCGGAGAAACCGAAATTTTAGTACCATTGCAGTAGGCTCCTCCCCCTTTCCAGGCCGAAAAACATTCGTCACGGTTAGGATCATAGACAACACCGGCAAGGGGTGTACTGCCCTGAGCCAGTCCGATACTGACCGAAAACACGGGTAGATCATGGATAAAATTGGCCGTACCATCGAGCGGATCGATAATCCAGTTGAGCGCAGTCGGGTCAGCCTCCTGACCAGTGGTTCCCTCTTCCGTAATAAATCCGGCTTGCGGCAACAACTGACTCAGGCGAACAACCAGTTGTTTTTCCGTTTCTTTATCGACATAGGATACTAAATTATTCAAGCCTTTGTATTCAATGGCTTCTCGCTGAAATTTGCTTCGCTCCTGAAGCAGAAATTCACCGGCATCGGTGGCAATTGTACAAATGTCGCGGGTGATGGCGGCTAAATCGAGGGAAGATTGGGCTGAAACGTTAGTGGTCATTCGTTAGATAGGCCGATTTTGAAAGGCCAAGATATAAAAAAGCGGAAACAAGGGCTGTCAGGTTGCCCGTAATTCCATTCTGTGCGACCTTTGTTTTATGACGATTGACCTGCGTAGCGATACAATTACTCAACCCACGCCCGCCATGCGCGAGGCTATGTTTACGGCCCAACTGGGCGACGATGTTCTCGGCGATGATCCTACGGTCAATGCCCTCGAAGCAAAAGCGGCCGCTATGTTCGGCATGGAAGCGGCTTTGTTCTGTGCCTCCGGTACGATGACGAACCAGCTGGCGATACGCACTCACACCCGCCCCGGCGACGATGTCATCTGCGATTACCTGTCGCACGTGTATCAGTACGAAGGAGGTGGTATTTCGGTGAATGCACTGGCGTCTGCCAGTCTGGCCCACGGCGAACGCGGTAAGCTCACTCCTGATCTTATCCGCGATTACATTTACAGCCCATCAGATTCGCACAAACCGCTGTCACGGTTGGTCGTACTCGAAAATACGGTGAATAAAGGCGGGGGGTGTTACTATACCGTTCCCGAAATTGCGGCCATCCGGCATGTCTGTGACGAACACGGCTTACTCCTTCATCTCGATGGGGCACGGCTTTTTAATGCCCTGGTCGAAACGGGCGAACCGACTGAAGCATACGGTCAGTTGTTCGACTCGATCAGTATCTGTTTATCGAAAGGTTTAGGTTGTCCGGTAGGGTCGCTCCTGCTTGGCAAAGCAGCTATGGTTCGCCAGGCCCGGCGCTACCGTAAGCTGATGGGGGGCGGCTGGCGACAGGCGGGGTTCCTGGCCGCAGCGGGCATCTACGCACTTGATCACCATATCGACCGGTTGAAAATTGATCATGCCCGCGCCCGAAAAATTGGCGCTATTCTCGAAAAGCTGCCCGAAGTCGAAGAAATTCTCCCGATTGACACGAACATCGTGATTTTTAGGCTCCCGGCAAACCTCTTAGCCGCCGATTACGTTGCACAATTAGACTCCAAAGGCATTCGTGGCGTTCAGTTTGGCAAGCACCTGGTGCGCTTTGTCACGCATCTGGATTTGACAGATGAGATGATCACGGAAATGGAGAAAAAGATGACGCTGGATAGCAATCGTTAGGTATGGGATACTGACCATTGGAATGAACGTCCCAAATCCAGTTTCCAATGGCTATTCGCTACTGTCCAACAGCCCAACACGCTAAAAATGCATATACAAACCAGAACACTGCAAAAAGAAGATTATCACGACCTCAAAGAAACCATGATTGAGGTCTATAGTGGTATTGGGGGTGATTACTGGCCAAAAAGCTCGATCACGAAACTGCTGTCTATTTTTCCGGAAGGGCAGTTCTGCGTCGAAGTAGATGGTAAAGTGGTAGCCAGTGCCCTGGCAATTCGGGTTAAATACGATCAGTTTGGCGATAATCACACATACTACGAAATAACGGGGGGATACACATTCAAAACGCACAGCGATGAGGGCGATTACCTCTATGGCATTGAGGTTTTTGTGCACCCTGATTACCGCGACCTTCGGCTCGGTCGTCGACTATATGACGCCCGCAAGGAACTCTGCGAACAACTGAATCTGAAAGGTATTCTGGCAGGAGGACGCATTCCGAATTACAACAAATTTGCGGATGACCTGACTCCGCGTGAATACATCGCCAAAGTAAAGCAAAAAGAAATTTATGACCCGACGCTGACCTTTCAGCTCTCCAACGATTTCCACGTCCGGAAAGTCCTTCGTGGCTACCTGCCCGGCGATACCGAGTCGAAGGAATACGCTACGTTGCTGGAATGGATCAACATCTATTACGTTGTTGAGAAGGACAAAAAACCGCATACCGATTCAATCATTCGGCTGGGTGTGATCCAGTGGCAGATGCGGCTGTTCAAAAATCTGGATTCATTTCTGGATCAGATCGAGTTCTTCGTCAATGCGGTCAGTGATTACCGGGCTGATTTCATGGTACTGCCGGAGTTCTTCAACACGCCCTTAATGGCCGATTTCAACGATCTGCCAGAGCCGGTAGCTATTCGCAAACTGGCCGATTTTACGGAGCCTGTGCGCGAAAAACTCTGTGAACTGGCTATTTCCTACAATGTCAATATTGTGGGAGGAAGCATGCCCCTCGTAGACGATGATGGGAAGTTGTATAATGTGGCCTACCTCTGCCGTCGCGATGGCTCCTGGGAAGAATACAGGAAAATTCACATTACACCCAATGAAGTAAGGCATTACGGCATGGTGGGTGGTTATGAAATTCGGGCATTCGACACCGACTGTGGTAAAATTGGTATGCTGATCTGTTACGATGTCGAATTCCCCGAACTCGGCCGGATTCTGGCTCAGCAGGGCATGCAGATTCTGTTTGTACCGTTCCTGACCGATACCCAGAATGGCTACTCCCGAGTGCGACACTGCGCTCAGGCACGCGCCATCGAGAATGAATGTTATGTGGCGATATCGGGATGCGTCGGGAATCTCCCTAAAGTCCATAACATGGATATCAATTACGCACAGTCGGCCGTATTTACGCCTTCCGACTTTCAGTTCCCGACCAACGCGGTGAAGGCCGAAGCAACGACCAATACCGAGATGGTGCTCATTGCCGACGTAGACCTGAGTCTGCTGAAAGAGCTTCATGAACATGGCTCCGTACAGGTACTCAAAGACCGCCGGACAGACCTTTATGACGTGACGCTGAAAAAAGCCGCCAGAAAGGCCCTTAAGCAGAAGAAAGCATCGTCGGATAACGATCCTGAAGAAGTTGCTCCAATCATCACAGTTGCAGAATGATGCGCTAGGATTTCTTACTGAATAAAACAGGAAACGCCACTTATAGCAGAGTGGCGTTTCCTGTTTTTAGGGAATCTCAAACGGAGACATTCAATTTTCATTCGTAACCTCGACCCCATATCGTATTGCTGCTTCAAGTATGTCGATATTTATATCTTTCAGATTTTTGAATCTAATGCAATACCCGGTTACGCTCGCTTTGCCTATTTCTTTCCCAAACGTTTGGGCTAAGTATGCCTTATCGTTGATACCGAGGATATAGACAGAGATTCCGGTTTTGTTCGCGCTCAAACCAATTTGAAAAAAATCCCGGATCTTTCCATCAGCATATTTTATGGTTTGAAATCCGTAGCCTATAGTAGGGTTAGCAACTGTTTTATTTTCGCTGTTTTTACCAGTGTCGAACCATAATTTACAACCTGGTAAAACTTGAAGGACGAGCCTGTGCAACTCTTCCATATCAATACGTTTGGGTTCAGGTTGGCTGGTAATATACTCGTTGATTTGCTCCTGTTCGTTCATATCAACTATTGAATTATGGGTTACTTACTTTGCCTTTTCAAATCTCGTTTATTTTTAGTCATACACTAATTCTTTTCGTTCACCTTTCTTCGAAAGTACTGTCCTCTTTTATCTGGCTTATCATTCAAATTTCAAATTGATATACCGTCTTTTTTAAATCTTTACAAATATTATTTCAACAATCACAGAAACATCAATATTATAAACTCAATATTATCTTTTCAATAAAACGTTAATACTGTATTCATTTTATATAAATTCGACCATAGACCATATCCTATTCAATTATGCGCTACTTATTTTTATTCGTTTTACTCACCTGTTTTGGCTATTATGCTACACAGGCTCAAGTGACTACCTCTTCCATTGCGGGAGTCATCAGCGATGAAAGCGGTAACGGCTTACCCGGTGCAACGGTACAGGCCATTCACCTGCCAACGGGCACTCCATACGGCGTTACAACCCGGACCGAAGGTCAATTTAACATTCCCAATATGCGAATAGGCGGTCCTTACCGCATCACCATCTCTTTCGTTGGTTATCAGTCAGAAACCGTTGAAAACATTTCGCTGAGCCTGGGGCAGAAATTACCGCTGAATCTCACGCTGAAAAGTAGCTCGAATCAACTCAGTGAGGTTGTCGTTCGGTCAACTGCCAACGACGTGCTGAATAACACTCGAACCGGCCCACAAACCAATATCAGCAGTGAGCAATTACGCAACCTGCCCACGATTAAGCGTTCGGTATTCGACTATACGCGATTAAACCCAATGGCCGGGGGAGATGGATCGTTTGGCGGACGCAATAGCCGCTTCAACAACTTCGCATTGAACGGGGCCATTTTCAATAATCCCTTTGGTCTGGATGCGTCGACACCGGGCGGTCAGTCGGATGCGCAACCCGTTTCACTCGATGCGATCGAACAGATCCAGGTGGCGCTGTCGCCCTATGACGTGACGCAGTCGGGTTTCACGGGCGCGGGCGTGAATGCGGTTACAAAGTCAGGCACGAACCAGTTTCATGGAACCGCGTTTGGCTTCTACCGCAACCAGGACCTGACCGGGAAAAAGGTAAAAGGAACCGACATCATTGTTCCGGAGTCGAATCAAACACAATATGGGTTTAGCGTCGGTGGCCCAATCATCAAAAACAAGCTGTTCTTTTTTGTCAATGCTGAATTCGACCGTCGCTCAGACCTTGGAACGGCCGGTTGGGTAGCCGCCCGACCGGGTCTGACGGGTGCCAACGTCTCGCGGGTTTCGGCATCGGACCTCGACCTGGTGTCGAGTACGTTAAAAACGCTTTATAACTATGATACAGGCCCTTACGAGAATTTCACGCACAAGACCCAAAACTCGAAAGGGATTGCCAAACTCGATTGGAACATCAACCAGACGCACAAACTATCGGTGATTTATAACTTTCTGGATGCCTTTCAGGACAAACCGGCAAACCCTTCGGCCCTGGGTCGGCGTGGGCCGGATTTTCTGACGTTGCAGTATTACAGTTCAGGCTACCGGATTAACAATAAGCTGAACGGCGGCATTGTTGAACTCAACTCTAACTTCAATGGTAAGTATGCCAATAAGTTACAGGTCGGTTATACGGCTTTCCGCGACACGCGTGATCCATTTTCAGCCCCCTTTCCAACGGTCAATATTGGCAAAGACGGCGTTCGGTATATCGTGGCCGGACATGAACCCTTTTCGATCAACAACCGATTAACGCAGGATGTATTTCAACTAACTGACAACTTCAACATCTACGCGGGCAGACATACCGTTACACTTGGAGGCAGTTTCGAGAAATTCAGCTTCGACAATTCCTTTAATTTGGGCGCTTACGACGGTGCTTTCTCCGATTTCACGTCTGTTCAGGATTTCATAACGGCGGCCTCCGGCAATGTATTCAAAACATCCGTGAGCAATGCCCGTAACAACTTCCAAACTGGCAACTGGGCACTGGCCCAAACGCGCGTTGGGCAGTTAGGACTTTATGCACAGGACGAATTTGCCGTGTCGCCAAAATTTATCCTGACTTACGGCCTGAAAGTCGATTTCCCCATGTATTTCGATACCAAACAGAAAATTCAGGAGAATATCGACCGCAACAAAGCCAATTATCAGCCTGATAACCAGTATTATGATGCCAATGGCAATCCCATTAAGCTGAATTCACTGGATTTGCCGAAGCAAACGCCCCTGTTTTCGCCAAGAGTTGGTTTCAACTACGACATCAAGGGCGATGGAACACAGAAGCTGCGCGGAGGGACGGGCATTTTCACCGGACGCTTTCCCTTCGTCTGGATTGGTAACCAGGTGGCAAACCCCAACTTCTTTTTCTATTGTACCACCGATCCGAACTTCAAATTTCCACAAGTCTGGAAGAGTAGTCTTGGATACGACCATAAGTTTAAAAACGGCTGGATCACGTCTGTGGATATTCTTTACAATAAAGACATCAACGCCATGCTTGTCCGGAATTATGGCCTAAAAACGCCGACCGGACGCCTTCAGGACCCAAGTAGTCGTCCCATTTATCAAGTATCGGATCGGGCGGTCAATGCCTTTGGTGGTCAAACTGATGCGTTCGTTTTCACCAATACGAGCTTAGGTAATTCGTTCAATACGAGTCTTCAGGTGCAACGGACATGGGCCAATGGTTTCTACGTAAGTGTTGGCTATAATTTCCTGGCAGCGAAGGAAGTATCATCACTTAGTGCCGAGATTTCGTCGGATGCCTACGACCGCAATCCAACCTATGGAAATTCGAATGTGGCCATGCTTGGGCAGGCTTCTTATGGTAGCCGCCAGCGCATAGTGGCCTCGGCTTCCAAACGATTTATCTATGGCAAAGGCTGGGCAACTACCTTATCGGCCGTAACTGAATATACGGAAGGAAGCCGATTCAGCTTCACGTATGCGGGCGACATCAACAACGACGGCGCATTCGACAACGACCTGCTGTTTATTCCAACCAGCAGCCAGTTAGGGCAGATGAAATTTACGGGTACAGATGCCCAGCAGACCGCTCAACGGGCAGGCTTTGAATCGTATATTCAACAGGATAAATACCTCAGTTCACATCGGGGTCAGGTTGCGGAGAAATTCACCAGTTTTACCCCCTGGTTCTCCACTCTCGATATCCGCGTGTTGCAGGAGTTGATGCTGGCCAACAAACATACCATCCAGTTGAGCCTGGATATTCTAAATTTTGGCAATCTGCTCAATAGTAACTGGGGAGTTCGTCAGTTTGCCTCCTATACGGGTCTGGCACAACCGCTGGGCGTTACAACTGATGGCACCGGGGTGCCGACCTACAGCTTCGATACGAGCCAGAAATCGACGTTCTTCAACGATTCTCAACTGACGTCTCGCTGGCGGATGCAGTTGGGCTTGCGGTACTCGTTCTAAGTGGAATACTGGATTAAGGTTTTTCGGTGGGCTGACGTCAGCTCCCCGAAAAACCTTAATCGTTTTTCACCTCAGCATTTCTGCAACAAAAATGCCCAGATAGGTGCCAATCGCATTGCCAAGGGTGCCAACCAAAACAGCTGGGAGCTGTAAATCCGAACGGTTCAGACTCCTCGCCAAAGCCAATGCCGACGTGGCTCCTCCAATATTAGCCTGCGATGCGATCCCGAGTACAGCCCAATCCTGACGAAAGAGGGCTCCAAGGCCAAAAACAAAAACGGCATGAATCAGAACCAATAAAAGGATCATGCCAAACAGAACAAAAGCGAGTTGCCCATCGTCGATCAGAGCGGCAACATCGCAGTAAGCCCCAATAACAGCCAGAAAAATATAGACGCCAAACATGCCCAGCAATCGACTCCCGCGAAGGTTATTGATTATCCGGAATTGCGCCAATAGCAGCGCCAGAGTCGTCAGGATCAACACGAATGGAGCCTCAGGAATAAAAAACGCTAGTAGTTTTGACAGAGAAATAGCGCCAAACCCCAGGGCCAGCAATAAGGCCAGATCATTGGGAGTCATCGTTTCAGTATCCGAAAAAGGATCATCGATCATATCGTTTGCCGTTGTTGGCTGCGTGGCGATCTGACTGGCTGTTTTCTGATGCGGAAAACGCTGTTGCAAAAACCGGGGTATCAGTAAGGTTGCCACCATCCAGAGCGCTGTCATGATATTATCGGCAGCTGTAGCGGCAACAAACAGATTACCCGCTTTAGAGACATTATAATGCAGGGCAACCGCATTAAAGTTAATTCCTCCCCCGATATAGGTTCCCGTAAACATACCAGCCAGGGCATAAAATAGCTTCCCGACAGTTTGTGGAGCTGAAAACGCCCAAACACTGACCAAAACGCCGGTTATTGTCCCTACAGATCCAATAAGAAACATAGTCAGCATCGGCAAGCCAGCCTGTCGCAAATCTTTCAGATTTACACTTAGGAGTAGCAAAAACAGGGCAAAAGGCGCAACGTAACTAAAGATACCTTCATAAACGGGCGTTTCGGTCGTGGGAATTATTTTGAGATTCGACTCGATAGCGGTCAGGATAATCACCAGTAAAGCCGTTCCGATATGGCGAAAACCAGGCTTTTTAATGAGCCATTCACAGATAATAACATTCAGGGAAAGTACGAAGAGGATAAAAATAGAGTCAGCCACGAGCAGGGAAAGTAAATGGATTAGGCTTTTTGCTCAGAAGCGTGCCACCGCAACGGCGGCACGCTTCTGAGCAAAAAGCCTACTGAGAAAAGGCCATAGTGCGAAATTTATCCACAAAAGCAATCAGCACAATATACGGCGATTCTTACTTTATGAAAAACAGTTAATCGACAATTTCCCGTTTCTCAGCATAAATTCATAGCTATATGCTTATTGTGCTAAATCAAATCAAAAGATACTAACCCGTTTGATCGCTCGGTTACTGCCCAAAAACCGCGTACCAGATCCAGATAATATAGGCAGGTTGAAACAACAGCCTCGACCAAACATACCATGGTTTGGCGGGCAAACCACCCGGCGGAGGGAGCTTATTGACAGCTACATTTATATTGGCGGGAAACATGGCAATCAACAAGAGAATCAGCCCCCCGGCGGCCCAGATACGGGTTTCGGAAAACACCAGACCAATACCGACCACAACTTCGGCAACGCCCGATAGCAACACGAGCAACCGTGCATTAGGCATAAAGTTGGCAATCATGTACGTAAGCTGATCCGGGTTGCGCAAATGCATCAGCCCAATCAGCACAAACATCGTGGTAGTGGCCCATAGCATGTCATTGGGGATAGTCAGCAAATAGTCGTTCTGCGCGATCCAGCCGATTCCGTATAGTAAAGCGGCAATCGATACTAATCCAAGGAAGAAAGCCATAATGAATGCGTCGTTTAATTCGTATGGCAAAATTCCGACGCAGATCTCCCCTATCCACTAACATTTGTTAGGAAATCAACGCTCTCTACGAATACGACTTA
This window harbors:
- a CDS encoding threonine aldolase family protein, which translates into the protein MTIDLRSDTITQPTPAMREAMFTAQLGDDVLGDDPTVNALEAKAAAMFGMEAALFCASGTMTNQLAIRTHTRPGDDVICDYLSHVYQYEGGGISVNALASASLAHGERGKLTPDLIRDYIYSPSDSHKPLSRLVVLENTVNKGGGCYYTVPEIAAIRHVCDEHGLLLHLDGARLFNALVETGEPTEAYGQLFDSISICLSKGLGCPVGSLLLGKAAMVRQARRYRKLMGGGWRQAGFLAAAGIYALDHHIDRLKIDHARARKIGAILEKLPEVEEILPIDTNIVIFRLPANLLAADYVAQLDSKGIRGVQFGKHLVRFVTHLDLTDEMITEMEKKMTLDSNR
- a CDS encoding DUF1801 domain-containing protein — translated: MNEQEQINEYITSQPEPKRIDMEELHRLVLQVLPGCKLWFDTGKNSENKTVANPTIGYGFQTIKYADGKIRDFFQIGLSANKTGISVYILGINDKAYLAQTFGKEIGKASVTGYCIRFKNLKDINIDILEAAIRYGVEVTNEN
- a CDS encoding carbon-nitrogen hydrolase family protein; translation: MHIQTRTLQKEDYHDLKETMIEVYSGIGGDYWPKSSITKLLSIFPEGQFCVEVDGKVVASALAIRVKYDQFGDNHTYYEITGGYTFKTHSDEGDYLYGIEVFVHPDYRDLRLGRRLYDARKELCEQLNLKGILAGGRIPNYNKFADDLTPREYIAKVKQKEIYDPTLTFQLSNDFHVRKVLRGYLPGDTESKEYATLLEWINIYYVVEKDKKPHTDSIIRLGVIQWQMRLFKNLDSFLDQIEFFVNAVSDYRADFMVLPEFFNTPLMADFNDLPEPVAIRKLADFTEPVREKLCELAISYNVNIVGGSMPLVDDDGKLYNVAYLCRRDGSWEEYRKIHITPNEVRHYGMVGGYEIRAFDTDCGKIGMLICYDVEFPELGRILAQQGMQILFVPFLTDTQNGYSRVRHCAQARAIENECYVAISGCVGNLPKVHNMDINYAQSAVFTPSDFQFPTNAVKAEATTNTEMVLIADVDLSLLKELHEHGSVQVLKDRRTDLYDVTLKKAARKALKQKKASSDNDPEEVAPIITVAE